A single region of the Halofilum ochraceum genome encodes:
- a CDS encoding M28 family peptidase translates to MTQREATSAELRADAGSLCRDIGERTVRSGGLAAAEAFLLHALQPGNLTVQRQAYRAFGAEVANLVVDIGPSGAAPLIVGAHYDTVPGTEGADDNGSAVCVLLALARRLAQRPPSGPVRLVAFTLEEAPAFATGNQGSRVFVREMERAGERPRGAIVLEMVGYTAPEQAYPGPLRLAGYPSRGDFIGIVSNRRSRRLLQETASGFRRNPALPVETLTVPLDGAILPAVRLSDHASFWDVRWPAVMVTDTAFFRNPHYHLPSDRIETLDFDFMARLVDSLECAVRVPG, encoded by the coding sequence ATGACGCAGCGGGAGGCGACGAGTGCGGAGCTGCGGGCCGATGCAGGGTCGCTGTGCCGCGACATCGGCGAGCGCACGGTCCGCAGTGGCGGCCTGGCCGCGGCCGAGGCATTCCTGTTGCACGCGCTCCAGCCGGGTAATCTCACGGTGCAGCGGCAGGCGTACCGCGCATTCGGCGCGGAGGTCGCCAACCTGGTCGTGGACATTGGCCCGTCGGGGGCCGCGCCGTTGATCGTCGGTGCGCACTACGACACGGTACCGGGCACCGAGGGGGCCGACGACAACGGCAGCGCGGTCTGCGTGCTGCTGGCGCTTGCGCGACGGCTGGCGCAGCGGCCTCCGTCGGGGCCGGTGCGGCTGGTGGCGTTCACGCTCGAGGAGGCACCGGCGTTCGCGACCGGTAATCAGGGCAGCCGGGTGTTCGTGCGTGAGATGGAGCGGGCCGGCGAGCGTCCCCGGGGTGCGATCGTGCTCGAGATGGTCGGCTACACGGCGCCCGAGCAGGCCTACCCCGGCCCGTTGCGTCTGGCCGGTTATCCGTCGAGGGGCGATTTCATCGGCATCGTGAGTAATCGACGCTCGCGCCGCCTGCTACAGGAAACGGCGAGCGGCTTCCGCCGTAATCCCGCGCTGCCCGTGGAGACCCTCACGGTGCCCCTCGACGGCGCGATCCTGCCGGCGGTGCGGCTGAGCGATCACGCCTCGTTCTGGGATGTGCGCTGGCCGGCGGTCATGGTCACGGACACGGCTTTTTTCCGGAACCCGCACTACCACTTGCCCAGCGATCGGATCGAAACCCTGGACTTCGACTTCATGGCGCGGCTGGTGGACAGCCTCGAGTGCGCGGTGAGAGTGCCGGGGTGA
- a CDS encoding DUF4412 domain-containing protein: MQHRLITLIAGLGVAALSGTALADTTLTYKSRDGETGMVYSIVDDGVSLDNRAAEATMLYDISTKTFTMIDHGEKTYTEVTEEARQQMQQQMTDARKQSMEALKDQIAGLPKEAREKILKGTQAGIGAGQKGLSKGMETRVERTGRMETVNGYECEVVRVGVMFSSSEICLADNAAVGMPASASATMEKMNEGMRELSGSIMQGLGASMPGGPGLEGIAVRITSDGTTWHLSDLSTGNVDPAAFQVPNGYEKQDIMLQGN, from the coding sequence ATGCAACACCGTCTGATCACATTGATCGCTGGTCTCGGCGTGGCTGCGCTCTCCGGCACTGCGCTGGCCGACACGACGCTCACCTACAAATCCCGGGATGGAGAAACCGGAATGGTCTACTCCATCGTCGATGACGGGGTAAGCCTGGACAACCGTGCCGCAGAGGCGACGATGCTCTACGACATCTCCACGAAGACCTTCACGATGATCGATCACGGGGAGAAAACCTACACGGAGGTTACGGAGGAAGCGCGACAACAGATGCAGCAGCAGATGACCGATGCACGGAAGCAGTCGATGGAGGCGCTGAAAGACCAGATTGCCGGCTTGCCGAAGGAAGCGCGCGAGAAGATCCTCAAGGGTACTCAGGCCGGTATCGGAGCGGGGCAAAAAGGCCTCTCAAAGGGCATGGAAACCCGCGTTGAACGGACCGGCAGGATGGAGACCGTCAATGGCTACGAATGCGAAGTAGTCCGCGTCGGGGTCATGTTCAGCAGTTCGGAAATCTGCTTGGCCGACAACGCCGCAGTGGGCATGCCGGCGAGTGCCTCGGCGACTATGGAGAAGATGAACGAGGGCATGCGCGAACTGAGCGGCAGCATCATGCAGGGCCTGGGTGCGAGCATGCCTGGCGGGCCCGGCCTGGAGGGTATCGCCGTGCGCATCACGAGTGACGGGACCACCTGGCATCTCAGCGACCTGAGCACCGGGAACGTGGATCCGGCGGCATTCCAGGTGCCCAACGGCTACGAGAAACAGGACATCATGCTCCAGGGCAACTGA